A DNA window from Acetilactobacillus jinshanensis contains the following coding sequences:
- the spxB gene encoding pyruvate oxidase: MPKTISAYAAGLKVLESYGVKQAYGYPAGSVNSLMHALDQEKNHLKFIQVRHEQVAALAASANAKLTGTICVCFGSAGPGAANLVNGLYDAKADHSPVLALIGQVGNAAMNYDCFQEFPESPIFANIAQYDRIVMTPQSLPHVINEAVKQAYKNRGVSVVVVPNNFGYMQIPDLRYSTHSKSMDRPSVEPKATTEDVKNFLKMVKEAKRPVMHVGRGIHGNGDLVVKLSKKLQIPVCIDGLAKGLVDPHYEGYLGCANRAASKPADEAIPTSDLLIVIGGNFAFANFYSSYPYKYVQVDNDKSELGKHHRLDLGIWSDAGDFLKKALKMSTPAKPSPYFQALVKDNQNWHQYMHHIQTMSTKRLHTQQLYYWLNKTADPKTIYAIDTGNNIIDTFRYLNLYHHKWTISALYATMGYRLPATMAATLNYPKHPAIGLLGDGALSMVIQDLVTLHKYHLPVISIVTSNHDLGFIMGEQEDAPMKFFGLHLQDINFAGVAKNMGVDGVTIDKPSQIPGALKQAYASVRHGQPFLIDARVVDERALPVEDIRMGYKNGQLTETVAPTYRQDKENGGHYTLRQFFDEYDGQMLKPFAYFLKQTK; this comes from the coding sequence ATGCCAAAAACAATTAGTGCGTACGCAGCCGGATTAAAAGTCTTAGAATCATATGGCGTTAAACAAGCCTATGGTTATCCAGCAGGTTCAGTTAACTCCCTGATGCATGCTTTGGATCAGGAAAAGAACCACCTAAAGTTTATTCAAGTTCGACATGAACAGGTTGCCGCATTAGCCGCCAGTGCCAACGCTAAATTAACCGGTACGATCTGTGTTTGCTTCGGTTCCGCTGGTCCAGGTGCCGCTAACCTAGTCAATGGTTTATATGATGCGAAAGCTGATCATTCACCCGTCCTAGCGTTAATTGGGCAGGTCGGCAATGCTGCCATGAATTACGATTGCTTCCAGGAATTCCCTGAATCACCAATCTTTGCGAACATTGCTCAGTACGACCGAATCGTTATGACACCGCAGAGTCTCCCGCATGTAATTAACGAAGCCGTTAAGCAGGCTTACAAGAACCGTGGCGTCTCAGTCGTTGTCGTTCCAAATAATTTTGGTTACATGCAGATCCCTGACTTAAGATATTCAACTCACTCCAAGTCAATGGATCGTCCAAGTGTTGAACCTAAGGCCACCACTGAAGACGTTAAAAACTTCTTAAAGATGGTCAAAGAAGCTAAACGACCGGTAATGCACGTTGGTCGTGGTATCCATGGCAACGGTGACCTAGTTGTTAAGTTATCCAAGAAGTTACAGATCCCCGTATGTATCGATGGTCTAGCCAAAGGTCTAGTTGATCCACACTACGAAGGTTACTTAGGCTGTGCTAACCGTGCCGCAAGTAAGCCCGCTGATGAAGCCATCCCAACATCAGATCTTCTAATTGTCATCGGTGGTAACTTTGCCTTCGCTAACTTCTATTCATCTTATCCATACAAATACGTTCAAGTCGATAACGATAAGAGTGAATTAGGTAAGCACCACCGTTTAGATTTAGGGATTTGGTCCGATGCCGGTGACTTTTTAAAGAAAGCTTTAAAGATGAGCACTCCTGCTAAGCCATCGCCATATTTCCAAGCTTTAGTTAAGGATAACCAGAACTGGCATCAGTACATGCATCACATTCAGACAATGTCGACCAAACGCCTCCACACTCAACAGTTATACTACTGGCTAAACAAGACTGCCGATCCGAAGACGATTTATGCAATTGATACTGGTAATAACATCATCGATACGTTCCGTTATTTAAACTTATATCATCACAAATGGACGATTTCCGCATTATACGCCACCATGGGTTACCGTTTACCAGCTACCATGGCTGCCACATTGAATTATCCAAAGCACCCTGCAATCGGTCTACTTGGTGATGGTGCCTTATCAATGGTCATCCAGGATCTAGTCACTTTGCATAAATATCACTTACCAGTCATCAGCATCGTAACCTCTAACCATGACTTAGGTTTCATCATGGGTGAACAGGAAGATGCCCCAATGAAATTCTTCGGTTTACACTTACAAGACATTAACTTTGCCGGTGTCGCTAAGAACATGGGTGTTGACGGTGTCACGATTGACAAGCCTAGTCAGATTCCTGGCGCTTTGAAGCAAGCTTACGCTTCAGTTCGTCATGGCCAGCCATTCTTAATTGATGCTCGTGTCGTTGATGAACGTGCCTTACCAGTTGAAGATATTCGCATGGGTTACAAGAATGGCCAGCTCACCGAAACGGTTGCGCCAACCTACCGTCAGGATAAAGAAAATGGTGGTCATTACACCCTTCGTCAGTTCTTTGATGAATATGATGGTCAGATGTTAAAGCCGTTTGCTTATTTCTTAAAACAAACTAAGTAA
- a CDS encoding flavocytochrome c, translating to MMSKYIFHPNQFKDLRHDYDLIIVGSGSTGLVAALQAHELGLKPVIFEKMPKLGGNSTCASSGMNAAETDVQLRHHIVDTYEDFYRDTYIGGGKENNRDLLQYFTSHAALAIDWLDQRGIKLPNLTISGGMHMPRTHRPGNNAPIGAFLIKNLLKLCDQASIPIFNHAHVTRILTNGPRVFGVTVNFKGQKDVHVNSNVVILATGGFGAGKSIIKKYRPDLLHYRTTNQPGATGDGLKLGANVGAGLVDMTKIQIHPTVQQDTSHAYLIPEAIRGEGAILINQQGQRFTNELDTRLKVTAAINKLPEKKAYVVFDQGIRNQIKAIDFYDSIGLVIHGTDLNDLAHHMNVSPSNFTSTIKVWNQMVSKHKDNQFGRTTGMSRPINQTPYYAIHVGPAVHYTMGGLKVNRFTQVLTSADKPIAGLFAAGEVAGGLHGNNRLGGNSIAETVIFGRKAGQSAFQYLQKLNNK from the coding sequence ATTATGAGTAAATATATCTTTCATCCAAATCAATTTAAGGATTTAAGGCACGATTATGATCTCATCATCGTGGGTTCCGGTTCAACAGGCTTAGTCGCAGCGTTACAGGCTCATGAATTAGGTTTAAAGCCGGTCATTTTTGAAAAGATGCCCAAATTAGGCGGTAATTCAACCTGTGCATCATCTGGTATGAACGCGGCAGAAACTGATGTTCAGCTTCGGCATCATATCGTTGATACTTACGAAGACTTTTACCGTGACACCTACATTGGTGGTGGCAAAGAAAACAACCGCGATCTTCTGCAGTATTTCACCAGTCATGCGGCATTGGCCATTGATTGGCTGGATCAACGTGGAATTAAGTTGCCAAATTTAACGATTTCTGGTGGAATGCACATGCCACGAACTCACCGTCCTGGTAATAATGCCCCAATTGGCGCATTTTTAATCAAAAATTTACTTAAGTTGTGTGACCAAGCAAGCATCCCAATCTTTAATCACGCTCACGTCACACGAATCTTGACGAATGGTCCCAGAGTCTTCGGTGTCACAGTCAACTTTAAAGGTCAAAAAGACGTTCACGTCAATTCCAACGTTGTTATCTTAGCGACCGGTGGCTTCGGTGCCGGTAAATCAATCATTAAGAAATATCGACCCGATTTACTTCACTATCGAACGACCAATCAGCCTGGCGCAACCGGTGATGGACTGAAATTAGGCGCTAACGTTGGTGCAGGTTTAGTCGACATGACCAAGATCCAGATTCACCCTACGGTTCAACAAGACACGTCTCATGCCTACTTAATCCCGGAAGCAATTCGTGGTGAAGGTGCAATCTTAATTAATCAGCAGGGTCAACGGTTCACGAACGAACTGGATACCCGTTTGAAGGTTACTGCGGCGATTAATAAGTTACCCGAGAAAAAGGCTTATGTTGTCTTTGATCAGGGAATTAGAAATCAAATTAAAGCAATCGACTTTTATGATTCGATTGGTTTAGTAATTCATGGCACAGACTTAAATGATTTAGCCCATCATATGAACGTCAGCCCAAGCAATTTTACGTCAACCATCAAAGTCTGGAATCAGATGGTGTCTAAGCATAAGGATAATCAATTCGGTCGGACGACTGGGATGTCTCGGCCGATTAATCAAACTCCTTATTATGCCATTCACGTGGGGCCAGCTGTTCATTACACCATGGGTGGCCTAAAAGTTAATCGTTTTACACAGGTCTTAACTTCTGCTGACAAACCGATTGCTGGATTATTTGCGGCTGGTGAAGTTGCCGGTGGATTGCACGGTAACAACCGCTTGGGCGGTAACTCAATCGCTGAAACCGTAATCTTTGGCCGCAAAGCTGGTCAGAGTGCGTTCCAATACTTACAGAAATTAAATAATAAATAA
- a CDS encoding nicotinate phosphoribosyltransferase, protein MSKGNLTMHTDAYELSMMQTFWGKHLQNRNAVFEMFFRKNPFGSGYAIFAGLQHLIEFVNHLHFSDKDIQYLKSTHLFNPKFLDYLRHFKFHGTIRSAHEGDLVFPNEPIVQVGGPILECQLLETTILNIVNYQTLIATKASRIRAAAGKDPVVEFGSRRAQEVSAANWGARAAYIGGFDGTSNVLAGQLFDIPIAGTHAHSLVELYGNDYDAFKAYAETHHDCTFLVDTYSTLKSGVPAAIKVAKEMGNKINFKAVRLDSGDQAYLSKQVRKMLDAAGFTHTKIVSSSGLDEYIITQLKMQHAKIDAWGVGTKLITAYDQPSLGGVYKLVAVDDGTGELKNAMKLTENPAKATDPAKKQTWRITSGDGKSQGDYITMDGEDPNKEHSLFMFHPKYTYINKTLTDFKAEPLLKTIFKDGKQVYHEPPINDIKQHAKTSLSLLWPEYKRQINPEYYPVDLSKQCWENKQNNIKQIREYLKKL, encoded by the coding sequence ATGTCAAAAGGCAATTTAACAATGCATACTGATGCATATGAACTTAGTATGATGCAGACTTTTTGGGGCAAGCATCTTCAAAACCGTAACGCGGTCTTTGAAATGTTTTTCCGAAAAAATCCGTTTGGCAGCGGCTACGCGATTTTTGCGGGTCTGCAGCATTTGATTGAGTTTGTTAATCATTTACATTTCAGTGATAAGGATATTCAATACCTAAAGAGTACTCATCTTTTTAATCCGAAGTTCTTGGATTATCTACGTCACTTTAAATTCCACGGGACGATTCGTTCTGCCCATGAAGGTGACCTGGTCTTCCCGAATGAACCAATCGTTCAGGTGGGAGGACCGATCTTAGAATGTCAGTTACTGGAAACCACGATCCTAAACATCGTCAATTATCAAACTTTGATCGCAACGAAAGCCTCTCGAATCAGAGCGGCTGCGGGTAAAGATCCCGTTGTCGAATTCGGTAGCCGTCGAGCTCAGGAAGTTTCTGCCGCTAACTGGGGTGCCCGTGCTGCTTACATCGGTGGCTTTGATGGCACGTCAAATGTTTTAGCGGGTCAGCTCTTCGACATCCCGATCGCCGGTACGCATGCGCATTCATTAGTTGAACTCTACGGTAATGATTATGACGCCTTTAAGGCCTACGCTGAAACACATCACGATTGTACGTTCTTAGTTGATACCTATAGCACCCTGAAGAGTGGTGTCCCTGCGGCCATTAAAGTCGCTAAAGAAATGGGCAACAAGATTAACTTTAAGGCCGTTCGTTTGGATTCCGGTGACCAAGCTTACTTATCCAAACAAGTTCGTAAGATGTTAGATGCTGCGGGCTTTACCCACACCAAGATCGTCTCTTCAAGTGGTCTAGATGAATACATCATCACCCAATTAAAGATGCAGCATGCCAAAATCGATGCCTGGGGTGTCGGTACTAAATTGATCACTGCTTATGATCAGCCGAGTTTAGGCGGTGTTTACAAGCTAGTTGCGGTTGATGACGGAACTGGTGAGTTGAAGAACGCCATGAAATTAACCGAAAATCCGGCTAAAGCTACGGATCCCGCTAAGAAACAGACTTGGCGAATTACTAGTGGTGATGGTAAATCTCAAGGTGATTACATCACCATGGACGGTGAAGATCCGAATAAAGAACATTCACTATTTATGTTCCATCCTAAATATACCTATATTAATAAGACCTTGACTGACTTTAAAGCTGAACCATTATTAAAGACGATTTTTAAAGATGGCAAACAGGTCTATCACGAACCACCGATCAACGATATTAAGCAGCATGCTAAGACTTCCCTATCATTACTATGGCCAGAATATAAGCGTCAAATCAATCCTGAATACTACCCTGTCGACCTATCAAAACAATGCTGGGAAAATAAGCAGAATAATATTAAGCAGATTCGGGAGTATTTAAAGAAACTGTAG
- a CDS encoding DUF805 domain-containing protein — protein MTFSKAWREFGHHLFSAKGCATRSEYNWVVIPVMLVFILLAVVGFIMLGHYALIIPGLFMIGIDIILAILIMIFGFCLLARRYHDVGSSKWNALMIFIPTLRYLDLIYMMVIPPDPERNRKYQN, from the coding sequence ATGACGTTTTCTAAAGCGTGGCGAGAATTTGGTCATCATTTATTTTCAGCAAAGGGATGCGCAACTCGCAGTGAATATAACTGGGTTGTTATCCCGGTCATGTTGGTGTTTATCTTATTAGCAGTCGTCGGCTTTATCATGCTAGGTCACTATGCTTTAATTATCCCGGGTTTATTTATGATTGGGATTGATATTATCCTAGCGATTTTAATCATGATTTTCGGCTTCTGCCTATTAGCTCGTCGTTATCATGATGTTGGATCTAGTAAATGGAACGCTTTAATGATTTTTATCCCGACGCTTCGTTATCTTGATCTGATTTATATGATGGTGATTCCTCCGGATCCGGAACGAAATCGGAAGTATCAAAATTAA
- a CDS encoding GRP family sugar transporter: MRIILGLIPALFWGLMPLFLNRFGGKPAEQMLGTVYGAALASVIFYFIMQPAISFSAFAWCFVAGMCWSFGTITQYSAYPEIGVSITMPTSTGSQLVGTSIVGVLFFKSWPGLSDKFIGFLAIAVIVIGVCMTAYQDKSNSGGMKISKANFKAGLMNASFGAIGFIICNSLPKIPQADGFEMIMPQCLGMLTSGILIALCRKQYRQEKPFFKAVTFENMITGFSFAIAEFVYFFSIDINGLSTGFVLSQMCVVISTLLGIYVIKEHKTHKELSLTLSGLVLVVVGGAITGLI, encoded by the coding sequence ATGCGTATTATACTTGGTTTAATTCCCGCGCTATTCTGGGGCTTAATGCCGCTGTTCTTAAATCGATTCGGTGGTAAACCTGCCGAACAGATGCTGGGAACCGTTTATGGCGCGGCGCTTGCCAGCGTCATTTTCTATTTCATTATGCAGCCGGCGATTAGTTTCAGCGCTTTTGCCTGGTGCTTCGTGGCTGGGATGTGTTGGTCGTTCGGAACGATCACTCAATACAGTGCTTATCCTGAGATTGGGGTCTCGATCACCATGCCGACGTCAACCGGTTCTCAATTAGTTGGGACGTCGATCGTGGGTGTCCTATTCTTCAAGAGTTGGCCAGGACTTTCTGATAAGTTCATTGGCTTTTTAGCAATTGCAGTGATCGTGATTGGCGTTTGCATGACCGCTTATCAGGATAAAAGTAATTCCGGTGGGATGAAGATCAGCAAAGCTAACTTCAAAGCTGGTTTAATGAACGCTAGTTTTGGCGCGATCGGTTTTATTATCTGTAACTCATTGCCGAAGATTCCGCAGGCAGATGGCTTTGAGATGATTATGCCACAGTGCTTGGGAATGTTAACTTCCGGAATCTTAATTGCACTGTGCAGAAAGCAATATCGTCAAGAAAAGCCGTTCTTCAAAGCGGTAACCTTTGAGAACATGATCACCGGCTTTTCGTTTGCAATTGCCGAATTCGTGTACTTCTTCTCAATTGACATCAACGGCTTGTCAACGGGCTTTGTTCTATCTCAAATGTGCGTCGTGATCTCAACGTTACTTGGTATTTACGTTATCAAAGAACACAAGACCCATAAGGAATTATCACTAACGTTAAGCGGATTAGTCTTAGTTGTCGTTGGTGGTGCCATAACCGGTCTAATTTAG
- a CDS encoding ATP-binding cassette domain-containing protein: MHVLKGINLKFHLGEFVSILGESGVGKSTLMDIIGGLDSHYKGEVVVNGKSLKSYTSKQLDQYRRHNIGFVFQSFHLIGHLTALGNVLVPLDMTNLSKKQRVERAKHLLKTVGLGDQMKKYPSELSGGQRQRVSIARALATDPQILIADEPTGALDQKNTDEVLRILDKIAQSGKLVLTVTHSQRVAEYGTRIVHLSNGEIDQDKKLRDGYQAKGQASTFHSQPLRAGSLWRMTADNIKRNKGQNILTIIGAAIGLVAIILILGLGVGTKGYVSQQITSQVKPTVAMIQHHNQNDTQPMKAHDLKRVNDVKGVKSVDYGLDTSKTQFRYNKKNANTDSLSSAVALLKSKDIKKGAAPGKNEILITPDIAKQLDKKHPNSVIGKKIKVSSSITDPAQSANKKQLSVPMIKGNLKVSGIMTDAAANNDGNTVAYSTIKSMAKKSHVKAEPQYLIAKFKGNVAQNNVAQQRVRDLTKKGKTQYRVVSASSMLSKISLYVHIITGVLMAIAAVSLLVAAVMIVAILYISVNERTREIGILRALGASKKNVRHLFLDQALLLGIISSVLATIVSYLGELLINHFTLASSMNFNILQIMPHQIVIVFIITLIINAIASVMPSWRASRLDPIKCLNK; encoded by the coding sequence TTGCACGTTTTGAAGGGGATTAACCTTAAGTTCCATCTCGGTGAATTCGTATCGATTTTAGGTGAATCTGGAGTTGGGAAATCAACTTTGATGGATATCATCGGTGGCTTAGATAGCCATTATAAAGGTGAAGTGGTGGTCAACGGTAAATCACTGAAGAGTTACACATCTAAGCAGCTTGATCAGTACCGTCGTCACAACATTGGTTTCGTCTTTCAGAGCTTTCATTTAATCGGTCATTTAACGGCCTTGGGTAACGTTCTGGTACCGCTAGATATGACGAACTTATCCAAAAAGCAACGAGTTGAACGTGCTAAACATTTATTGAAGACGGTCGGCCTTGGTGATCAGATGAAGAAGTACCCGTCCGAACTATCCGGTGGTCAACGGCAACGTGTTTCGATTGCTCGTGCGTTAGCTACCGATCCGCAAATTTTGATTGCTGATGAACCAACGGGTGCCTTGGATCAGAAGAACACTGATGAAGTCTTAAGGATTTTAGATAAAATTGCGCAAAGCGGTAAATTAGTCCTGACCGTTACCCACTCGCAACGGGTTGCTGAATACGGGACCCGAATTGTTCACTTATCAAATGGTGAGATCGATCAGGATAAAAAGTTACGTGATGGTTATCAAGCCAAAGGTCAAGCTAGTACATTTCATTCTCAGCCATTACGTGCTGGATCATTATGGCGAATGACGGCTGATAATATTAAGCGTAACAAAGGTCAGAACATTTTAACCATTATCGGTGCGGCAATCGGCTTAGTTGCGATTATCTTAATCTTAGGCTTAGGTGTTGGAACTAAGGGCTACGTTAGTCAGCAGATCACTTCACAAGTTAAGCCAACCGTTGCGATGATTCAACATCATAACCAAAATGATACTCAGCCAATGAAAGCCCATGACTTAAAACGGGTGAACGACGTTAAAGGTGTCAAGAGCGTTGATTATGGCCTGGACACCAGTAAGACTCAGTTCCGATATAATAAGAAGAATGCGAATACCGATAGTTTATCAAGTGCCGTTGCGTTATTGAAGTCGAAAGATATTAAGAAAGGTGCTGCACCTGGTAAAAACGAGATCTTGATTACTCCAGATATTGCTAAGCAGCTAGATAAAAAGCATCCCAACAGTGTGATCGGCAAAAAGATCAAAGTCAGCTCAAGCATCACCGATCCGGCTCAATCCGCCAACAAGAAACAGTTATCGGTGCCGATGATCAAAGGTAACTTAAAGGTTTCTGGGATCATGACCGATGCCGCTGCAAACAATGATGGTAATACCGTTGCGTACTCAACGATTAAATCCATGGCCAAGAAGAGCCACGTTAAAGCAGAACCGCAATATTTAATTGCTAAATTCAAGGGTAACGTTGCTCAGAACAATGTGGCTCAACAGCGAGTCAGAGATTTAACCAAGAAGGGTAAAACCCAATACAGAGTTGTTAGTGCTTCGTCGATGCTAAGTAAGATTAGCCTGTACGTTCACATCATTACCGGTGTCCTGATGGCAATTGCCGCCGTATCATTATTGGTTGCTGCGGTCATGATCGTTGCTATTCTCTACATCAGTGTTAATGAACGTACCCGTGAGATCGGGATCTTACGTGCGTTAGGTGCCAGCAAGAAGAACGTTCGTCACTTATTCTTGGATCAAGCTTTGCTACTAGGAATCATTAGTTCCGTCTTAGCCACAATCGTCAGTTATTTAGGTGAATTACTCATTAATCACTTTACGTTGGCTTCATCGATGAACTTCAATATTCTGCAGATTATGCCACATCAAATCGTGATCGTCTTTATCATTACACTAATCATCAATGCGATTGCTTCGGTAATGCCATCGTGGCGTGCATCTCGATTAGATCCAATTAAATGCTTGAATAAATAA